In one window of Chryseobacterium viscerum DNA:
- a CDS encoding DUF5675 family protein, with translation MKTTLLVIVLTALFSGNLFGQGNFEIVIERKLSSAACTLGYLIADEKVICHTLELPWANNIKNISCIPSGSYNGILRYDKNDGWRIQLENVPDRDGVQIHMGNYAKQIKGCVLVGMETDIKNCTVGNSKLAYSKLKNAFYGTSNPNSTPDKNIIVTFK, from the coding sequence ATGAAAACAACTTTACTGGTAATTGTATTGACAGCTCTTTTTTCAGGAAATCTTTTTGGGCAAGGAAATTTTGAAATAGTTATTGAAAGAAAGCTATCATCAGCGGCTTGTACCTTAGGATATCTCATTGCAGATGAAAAAGTCATCTGTCATACATTAGAACTGCCCTGGGCAAATAATATAAAAAATATCAGTTGTATTCCTTCGGGATCCTATAACGGTATTTTGAGATATGATAAAAATGACGGATGGAGAATACAGCTTGAAAATGTACCAGACAGAGATGGAGTACAAATTCATATGGGAAACTACGCAAAGCAGATCAAAGGATGTGTTTTGGTGGGAATGGAAACCGATATTAAAAATTGTACTGTGGGAAATAGTAAACTGGCCTACAGTAAATTGAAGAATGCATTTTATGGTACTTCAAATCCTAACAGTACTCCTGATAAAAACATTATAGTAACCTTTAAATAG
- a CDS encoding ferritin-like domain-containing protein has protein sequence MKKTIQVSNQGVTLDTSRRNFLKLSGVGLAVAGLTLIGCDDNDDFQIMEESKYDLGTGDVGVLNYAYALEQLEADFYTKVVNNFYTGISSIEKEVFTDLYHHEVIHRDFFKAAISGATDHVLPKLEFQYPNVNFNDRNSVLATAKALEDTGVAAYNGAGKYISNPAYLVIAGKIVSVEARHASAIRNLINPGSADFSGDDVIDANGLDLAKEPKDIVMAAGAFIKTPFTWKERGIN, from the coding sequence ATGAAAAAGACAATTCAGGTTTCTAATCAGGGAGTTACCCTTGATACAAGCAGAAGAAACTTTTTAAAATTAAGTGGAGTAGGATTGGCTGTCGCAGGCCTTACTTTAATAGGATGCGATGACAATGATGATTTTCAGATCATGGAAGAATCCAAGTATGATCTGGGAACAGGAGATGTAGGCGTATTAAACTATGCCTATGCACTCGAACAGCTGGAAGCAGATTTTTATACCAAAGTGGTCAATAATTTTTATACAGGAATTTCCAGTATTGAAAAAGAAGTTTTTACAGACCTCTATCATCATGAAGTGATTCACCGGGATTTCTTTAAAGCAGCCATTAGTGGTGCTACAGACCACGTGCTTCCAAAACTTGAATTCCAGTATCCAAATGTTAATTTTAATGACCGTAATTCAGTTTTAGCCACAGCAAAAGCATTGGAAGATACGGGGGTAGCAGCCTATAATGGAGCCGGAAAGTATATTTCCAATCCTGCTTATCTGGTGATAGCCGGTAAAATAGTTTCGGTGGAGGCCAGACATGCTTCTGCGATCAGAAATTTAATCAATCCCGGATCTGCTGATTTTTCAGGAGATGATGTGATAGATGCCAACGGACTTGACCTTGCAAAAGAGCCCAAAGATATCGTAATGGCTGCAGGAGCGTTTATCAAAACACCTTTTACCTGGAAAGAAAGAGGCATTAACTAA
- a CDS encoding TlpA family protein disulfide reductase: MIKKVILIIIIPAAAIFLGFKFIKISTADNSILIQHKSKSSGSIENSPFQKEYLSKDGLVVVNVWATWCKPCIQEIPTFKKISKENPNIKFAFLSIDEDPEKLKTFLAKNTINDITLQNTEYIEAIKNFLGGNGLLGYRAIPLTFIIKNGKVIDKNVGSIDYTELSTQLKALQ, from the coding sequence ATGATAAAAAAAGTGATATTAATTATCATTATTCCAGCAGCTGCTATTTTTCTTGGATTTAAATTCATCAAAATAAGTACAGCTGATAATTCTATACTCATCCAGCACAAATCAAAATCCTCCGGAAGTATTGAAAACAGCCCTTTCCAAAAAGAATATCTGAGTAAGGATGGACTCGTGGTGGTAAATGTTTGGGCTACGTGGTGTAAGCCCTGTATTCAGGAAATTCCTACTTTCAAAAAAATAAGTAAAGAGAATCCAAACATAAAGTTTGCTTTTTTATCTATTGATGAAGATCCTGAAAAATTAAAAACTTTCCTGGCTAAGAATACAATAAACGATATTACACTTCAAAATACAGAATATATTGAAGCCATCAAAAATTTTTTAGGAGGAAATGGTTTATTGGGATATCGTGCTATTCCATTAACTTTTATTATAAAAAATGGGAAAGTAATTGATAAAAATGTCGGTAGTATAGATTATACTGAGCTTAGCACTCAATTGAAAGCACTACAATAG
- a CDS encoding molecular chaperone: MNRYYIFILFSLLLFCSSIKAQTGVSVSPPRLYFESDAGKSTTQKVTVTNVSAKNSLDMAVSLGDWEYNETGENKMSPANTLPTSCASWISIKNEDTYFTLAPGEKKDIDVTITPPNTLSDQMLAHTAVLYVSQMNPVNDVDNKGANIKVSIRSGIKLFHKLTAKATKKIEIHNLTLAQSKKDLTILFENQGNIWTDGKIQTELVNTENGSKVSLDQIIFYTMPGNKREVNIPLPATLVKGKYTASVMIDYGDNNNLELAELNFTHE; this comes from the coding sequence ATGAACCGATACTATATCTTCATTTTATTCTCTCTACTCCTTTTCTGTTCTTCAATCAAAGCCCAAACAGGAGTATCTGTATCTCCTCCCAGACTTTATTTTGAATCTGATGCAGGAAAAAGCACAACCCAGAAAGTAACAGTAACCAATGTAAGTGCAAAAAATTCTCTGGACATGGCTGTCAGTTTAGGTGACTGGGAATATAATGAAACAGGAGAAAACAAAATGTCTCCGGCTAATACATTGCCGACATCCTGCGCCAGCTGGATATCCATAAAAAATGAAGACACCTATTTTACCTTAGCTCCGGGAGAAAAAAAAGATATTGATGTAACCATTACTCCTCCCAATACATTGTCTGATCAGATGCTGGCCCATACTGCTGTACTGTATGTGAGCCAGATGAATCCTGTGAATGATGTGGATAACAAAGGTGCCAATATAAAAGTAAGTATCCGTTCAGGAATTAAACTCTTTCATAAGCTAACAGCCAAAGCCACTAAAAAAATTGAGATTCATAATCTTACTTTAGCTCAATCCAAAAAAGATCTTACCATATTGTTTGAAAACCAAGGTAATATATGGACAGACGGGAAAATACAAACGGAACTTGTCAATACAGAAAACGGCAGCAAAGTATCGCTTGATCAGATTATTTTCTATACCATGCCCGGAAATAAAAGAGAGGTAAATATCCCTCTTCCTGCAACACTGGTAAAAGGAAAATATACTGCATCAGTAATGATTGATTATGGGGACAACAATAATCTGGAGCTAGCAGAACTGAATTTTACACATGAATAA
- a CDS encoding terpene synthase family protein — translation MSNENFNPLELLRTKFRYPFPTLKNPHADQLQEITENQWIDGEYMWIYQNNPDLRKKYKKTKTAHIAAQWFPTASAERFRPICRLMLWTLYNDDLYEESRPDDIDDVHAQSIAILNGEISVGQSTIPLASMLASLRQELLQFIPEESMHRFTQMISRYFSGLKKEQEYKKNKMFPTTAECIVLREDSICLYPFLQLTEVETGVILPPEIHDHPVIRRLQALACHLVTFFNEVQSVVKDEATDSIYYNIVKVIQNERRVSLEEACLEDLRLHNEDLKEFVALQASLPDFGVWHEAVVNWVHYMSMVLSGWKNISTKLDRYNKTEFPSASELKETLGHNQFQ, via the coding sequence ATGAGTAATGAAAATTTTAACCCTCTTGAACTTCTTCGTACAAAGTTCAGGTATCCATTCCCAACCTTAAAAAATCCTCATGCAGATCAATTGCAGGAAATCACCGAAAATCAATGGATTGATGGTGAGTATATGTGGATATATCAAAATAACCCTGATCTGCGTAAAAAGTACAAGAAAACCAAAACTGCCCACATCGCTGCCCAATGGTTTCCTACTGCATCTGCTGAACGTTTCCGGCCCATCTGCAGGCTAATGCTCTGGACCCTTTACAATGATGATCTGTATGAAGAAAGTAGGCCTGATGATATTGATGATGTACATGCTCAATCCATCGCTATATTGAATGGTGAAATCTCTGTTGGCCAGTCTACAATACCTTTAGCCTCTATGCTTGCCTCATTAAGGCAGGAATTACTTCAGTTTATTCCAGAAGAATCCATGCATCGTTTCACACAGATGATCAGCAGGTATTTTAGTGGGCTTAAAAAGGAACAGGAATATAAAAAGAATAAGATGTTTCCTACAACAGCAGAATGTATTGTCTTAAGGGAAGATTCAATCTGTTTGTATCCTTTTTTGCAGCTCACTGAGGTTGAAACGGGGGTCATCCTGCCGCCGGAAATTCATGATCATCCGGTGATCCGCCGTCTGCAGGCGCTTGCCTGTCATCTGGTAACTTTTTTCAATGAAGTTCAATCTGTAGTAAAAGATGAAGCAACGGACAGTATCTATTATAATATTGTGAAAGTAATCCAGAATGAACGCAGAGTTTCGCTAGAAGAAGCCTGCCTGGAAGATCTGCGCCTCCATAATGAAGATCTTAAGGAGTTTGTAGCCCTGCAGGCCTCACTTCCTGACTTTGGTGTATGGCACGAGGCTGTGGTCAATTGGGTACACTATATGAGTATGGTATTGAGTGGCTGGAAAAACATATCCACTAAGCTTGACCGCTATAATAAAACAGAATTTCCAAGTGCTTCCGAATTAAAAGAAACATTAGGGCATAACCAATTTCAATAA
- a CDS encoding bacteriocin-like protein, whose protein sequence is MKNLKKLSRNELKTVTGAGIVGGPFPSVCIYTHQWCEKVKRCIPKTINCDDLVIPQPI, encoded by the coding sequence ATGAAAAATCTAAAAAAACTTTCAAGAAATGAATTGAAAACGGTAACAGGAGCAGGAATAGTTGGCGGTCCGTTTCCGTCAGTATGCATATACACTCATCAATGGTGTGAAAAAGTAAAGCGATGCATCCCCAAAACAATAAATTGTGATGATCTTGTGATACCTCAGCCTATTTAA
- a CDS encoding ferritin-like domain-containing protein: protein MNILRLLDKLSYDKFFTTEASRLETITNMSLFGKKATTAAVPLGLGALMTTPVKAETTETKLTGTALKSTLTDALQLALVLEYLENEYYSIGLSTPGLIPTGDRTVFMQISKHESAHVSFLKSTLTSLGTTPGNKPTFDFTANGSFMPFTDYNQFLILAQAFEDTGVRAYKGQAGNVMSNKVVLQAALQIHSVEARHASQVRRMRANKGWIELADGGSMPSATNPVYAGEDNVNQAGYNTGTLFGTAAGSAAYDEILSGSDAQTIASLFIV, encoded by the coding sequence ATGAATATTCTTAGATTACTGGATAAGCTTTCTTATGATAAATTTTTCACCACGGAAGCTTCAAGACTGGAAACCATTACGAATATGTCATTATTCGGAAAAAAAGCAACTACAGCAGCTGTACCGCTTGGACTGGGAGCGTTGATGACTACTCCTGTCAAAGCAGAAACTACAGAAACAAAATTAACAGGTACTGCCTTGAAAAGTACACTGACGGATGCATTACAGCTGGCACTTGTACTGGAATATCTTGAAAATGAATATTACAGCATAGGACTATCTACACCAGGATTAATTCCTACTGGAGACAGAACGGTTTTTATGCAGATCTCAAAACACGAATCAGCCCATGTCAGCTTTCTGAAAAGTACACTGACTTCTCTGGGTACAACACCGGGTAATAAACCAACATTTGACTTTACAGCCAACGGAAGTTTTATGCCTTTTACAGATTATAATCAGTTTCTTATTCTTGCTCAGGCTTTTGAAGATACCGGAGTAAGAGCTTATAAAGGACAGGCCGGAAATGTAATGTCCAATAAAGTTGTACTTCAGGCTGCATTACAGATTCACTCTGTTGAAGCCAGACATGCTTCTCAGGTGAGAAGAATGAGAGCCAATAAAGGCTGGATTGAGCTTGCTGATGGAGGAAGTATGCCATCTGCAACTAATCCTGTCTATGCTGGAGAAGATAATGTAAACCAGGCAGGCTATAATACCGGAACTTTATTTGGAACAGCAGCCGGTTCTGCAGCTTACGATGAAATATTAAGTGGAAGCGATGCACAGACTATTGCCTCATTGTTCATAGTTTAG
- a CDS encoding terpene synthase family protein, producing MKQQDVPVLQYPWTYEIGPFSQSFYEEQNNWIDTDYQFISEVTRAQYKKHGLVEAASYMFPAASTKEHIRPIARSMVWLTLFDDYYELCPVDKLADIRDHIMDVMLGEQPKASDIGLIKQVALSRQEFIPYVNDDWFMRWTKDFYNYTTYGIMEGTPYKLKKEFPTLSKLLLIREYSIFMYPYGDSVEPSINYIVPGYISEHPIIKRLKMLMCRIIAIQNDFASIEKVLGIDTEVLNIILVIRNQYTISLGEAITEAMHIHDSYVQEFVELRNNLPDFGVQQKNVVRFVHNMALMISGLGAWYHKGNSTRYKTSGEFLKPEYGIITQCF from the coding sequence ATGAAACAACAAGATGTTCCTGTTTTGCAATATCCCTGGACCTATGAAATAGGACCGTTTTCACAATCCTTTTATGAAGAACAGAATAATTGGATTGATACGGATTATCAGTTTATTTCTGAAGTTACAAGAGCTCAATATAAGAAACACGGCCTCGTAGAGGCCGCGTCTTATATGTTTCCGGCGGCCAGCACCAAAGAACACATCAGACCTATAGCAAGATCTATGGTTTGGTTGACACTGTTTGATGATTATTATGAGTTGTGCCCGGTTGATAAACTTGCAGATATCAGGGATCATATAATGGATGTCATGTTGGGAGAACAACCTAAAGCAAGTGATATCGGACTGATAAAACAAGTGGCTTTAAGCAGGCAGGAATTTATTCCTTACGTTAATGATGATTGGTTTATGCGCTGGACTAAAGACTTTTATAATTATACTACCTATGGAATTATGGAAGGAACCCCCTACAAGTTAAAAAAAGAATTTCCAACCCTTAGTAAGCTTCTGCTTATCCGTGAGTATTCTATTTTTATGTATCCATATGGAGATTCGGTAGAACCTTCTATTAATTATATTGTTCCGGGATATATATCCGAACATCCAATTATAAAACGATTAAAAATGTTAATGTGCAGGATAATAGCTATTCAGAATGATTTTGCTTCAATAGAGAAGGTGCTAGGAATTGATACAGAAGTTCTGAACATTATATTGGTGATCAGGAATCAATATACTATTTCGTTAGGAGAAGCCATTACCGAAGCAATGCACATCCATGATTCATATGTTCAAGAGTTTGTTGAACTCCGGAATAATCTACCTGATTTTGGTGTTCAGCAAAAGAATGTTGTACGGTTTGTACATAATATGGCACTGATGATCTCGGGATTGGGAGCATGGTATCATAAAGGTAATTCTACCAGATATAAGACTTCTGGTGAATTTCTTAAACCAGAATACGGGATCATTACACAATGCTTTTAA
- a CDS encoding fasciclin domain-containing protein — MNTQSKITVLAMVALSFAFSGKVTAQTMKEKTVMVGGAPMYPSKNIIENAVNSKDHKTLVAAVKAAGLVETLQGAGPFTVLAPTDAAFAKLPKGTVESLVKPENKATLTSILTYHVLPGRYSAKEIWAAVKAGNGKSMMKTVQGEDLTFWTKGKDLYIKDAKGNSAKVTIADVNQSNGVIHVIDTVLMP; from the coding sequence ATGAACACACAGTCAAAAATCACAGTTTTAGCAATGGTAGCTTTATCATTTGCATTCAGCGGAAAGGTAACTGCACAAACGATGAAAGAAAAAACAGTAATGGTAGGAGGAGCTCCAATGTATCCGTCCAAAAATATCATTGAAAACGCTGTCAATTCCAAAGACCACAAAACCCTTGTTGCGGCAGTGAAAGCTGCCGGTTTAGTAGAAACATTACAGGGAGCAGGCCCATTTACAGTACTGGCACCCACAGATGCTGCCTTTGCAAAACTTCCGAAAGGAACAGTAGAAAGTCTTGTAAAACCTGAAAACAAAGCAACACTTACCAGTATTCTGACTTATCATGTTCTGCCAGGAAGATACAGTGCAAAAGAAATCTGGGCTGCTGTAAAAGCCGGTAACGGAAAAAGTATGATGAAAACAGTACAGGGAGAAGATCTTACTTTCTGGACTAAAGGAAAAGACCTTTACATAAAAGATGCAAAAGGAAACAGTGCGAAAGTAACCATCGCAGACGTGAACCAGTCTAACGGAGTGATTCATGTAATAGACACGGTTTTAATGCCATAA
- a CDS encoding RNA polymerase sigma factor: MDRKIKAIKTTYSEEELIVLLKEKNETGFHYLYDHYSGALYGIILRIVQSKEYTEEVIQDVFVKIWNAIHQYDASKGRFYTWMINIARNTAIDYLKSKGFQNELKNQSLPDFVYNTTELSTVNNSSDYIGFNNVLEGLETDKQELINLAYYQGYTQHEISEKLKIPLGTVKTKMRNALMKLKDLLKDYQ; the protein is encoded by the coding sequence TTGGACAGAAAAATAAAAGCTATTAAAACAACCTATTCGGAAGAAGAACTTATCGTTTTATTAAAAGAAAAAAACGAAACCGGTTTTCATTATCTGTATGACCACTATTCCGGTGCGCTGTACGGAATCATTCTCCGGATCGTTCAGTCTAAAGAATACACTGAAGAAGTAATCCAGGATGTTTTTGTTAAAATATGGAACGCTATCCATCAGTACGATGCTTCCAAAGGAAGGTTTTATACCTGGATGATCAATATTGCAAGAAATACCGCTATTGATTATTTAAAGTCTAAGGGATTCCAGAATGAGCTTAAAAACCAATCACTTCCGGATTTCGTATATAATACTACAGAACTTTCAACAGTCAACAATTCATCTGATTATATCGGATTTAACAATGTGCTTGAAGGACTGGAAACAGACAAGCAGGAACTCATAAATCTTGCTTATTATCAAGGATATACCCAACATGAAATATCCGAAAAGCTGAAGATACCGCTGGGAACAGTGAAAACGAAAATGCGTAATGCACTGATGAAATTAAAAGATTTGCTAAAAGATTATCAATAA
- a CDS encoding helix-turn-helix domain-containing protein has translation MKLITMYVITDHLKNLGFSINTLNNIIQRNNNKRSFNTLEYFCIYIIIEDITLEIENIPHSIKGGHIAFVGPQKQIVFGETKRGEIYVITFSSSFYERSAKDSMFINSQLFFNYDSDVFIAPFENIKEMNVVFMGRMHNFQHKDESLYVSAAHNAIERLILDAFLHIPAETLKKDIKFDYLHYVNRFKVLLQRDYKKAKKVSHYANELNITPRKLTEMTEYVLGKTAKHIIIEKLINECKKSLSFSGYNISEIAYDLGFSDEGNFSNFIKKHTGKNPSELK, from the coding sequence TTGAAGCTTATTACTATGTACGTGATTACAGACCATTTAAAAAATTTAGGATTTAGCATCAACACATTAAATAATATAATACAGAGAAACAATAATAAAAGAAGTTTTAATACACTTGAGTATTTCTGTATCTATATCATTATAGAAGATATCACATTAGAGATAGAAAACATTCCACATTCCATAAAAGGCGGTCATATAGCATTTGTAGGCCCGCAAAAACAAATTGTATTTGGAGAAACTAAACGCGGTGAGATTTATGTGATTACATTTTCATCAAGTTTTTATGAGAGATCTGCAAAAGATAGTATGTTTATCAATTCACAACTTTTTTTTAATTACGATTCTGATGTTTTTATAGCGCCTTTTGAAAATATTAAGGAAATGAACGTTGTTTTTATGGGAAGAATGCACAACTTTCAGCACAAAGATGAAAGTCTATATGTTTCTGCAGCTCATAATGCTATTGAAAGACTGATTCTGGATGCGTTTTTGCATATCCCGGCAGAAACACTGAAAAAAGACATCAAATTTGACTATCTCCATTACGTCAATAGATTTAAAGTTCTTTTACAGAGAGACTATAAAAAGGCTAAAAAGGTTTCACACTATGCTAATGAACTCAATATCACACCAAGAAAACTAACTGAAATGACGGAATATGTTCTGGGAAAAACAGCCAAACATATTATTATTGAAAAACTGATCAATGAATGCAAGAAATCCCTTAGTTTCTCGGGCTACAATATTTCTGAAATTGCTTATGACCTGGGATTCAGCGATGAAGGAAATTTCAGTAATTTTATTAAAAAACATACAGGAAAAAATCCCTCAGAATTGAAATAA
- a CDS encoding terpene synthase family protein, with the protein MWPHLTYEQAIPCNRFMLQYVALDDQVEHSSLEEIQELRIRCTDILRGAQALPEENALYHHMEMIRDEFRAFMPDLWFERFVYYFYQSFRYGIELEYPYKIAHRPPSLNLYKTIREYSVLMRPYLIFGEIESGLVLPEHIFEHIVVQKMISHMTLVVAWQNDLHSLPKEMAKGTEVFNLVFVLQQEYNLSLEDACAEALRIHNEELASLNGLHQEYREFGEYQEHVDKFVYYAGVGLQGVNTFYLETNRYKHGGVGFAWPEDNHAANSSL; encoded by the coding sequence ATGTGGCCGCACTTAACCTATGAGCAGGCCATTCCATGCAATAGATTCATGCTTCAATATGTTGCTCTTGATGATCAGGTGGAACATTCGTCCCTTGAAGAGATCCAGGAGTTAAGAATCCGTTGTACAGATATTCTCAGGGGTGCCCAAGCCTTGCCGGAGGAAAATGCTCTTTATCATCATATGGAAATGATCCGGGATGAATTTCGCGCTTTCATGCCAGACCTATGGTTTGAGCGGTTTGTTTACTATTTTTATCAATCTTTCAGATACGGAATTGAATTGGAGTATCCCTACAAAATAGCCCATCGCCCACCATCACTGAATCTTTACAAAACTATCAGAGAATATTCTGTACTAATGCGTCCTTATCTGATCTTTGGTGAGATTGAATCAGGTCTTGTCCTGCCGGAACATATCTTTGAGCATATAGTGGTACAAAAGATGATTTCCCATATGACTCTGGTTGTTGCGTGGCAAAATGATCTTCACTCTCTGCCAAAGGAGATGGCGAAGGGGACAGAGGTTTTTAATCTGGTTTTTGTATTGCAGCAGGAGTATAATCTTTCTTTGGAAGATGCTTGTGCAGAAGCTTTACGTATTCATAATGAAGAGCTGGCGAGTCTGAATGGCTTACATCAAGAGTATCGGGAGTTTGGTGAATATCAGGAACATGTCGACAAATTCGTTTATTATGCCGGTGTCGGGCTGCAGGGAGTTAACACTTTTTATCTGGAAACAAACAGATATAAGCATGGAGGAGTTGGTTTTGCCTGGCCTGAAGACAACCATGCCGCAAATAGCAGTCTGTAA
- a CDS encoding anti-sigma factor codes for MNTKEYISSGIIESYILGHASPEEAGILECVMKNNAEVKAAFEEAQKTLEHLATAQAVTPPSDLKSKIWNKIKQEQTAEEVTPAVSTDIPETQDHKETKERVNTQKDTRWKTYAIAASALFLISVAGNLFWMNTQSSNKKEIALLSAEKQAQDQAMKKMNRKIDMFSNPDMQMVMLKGVEKHTDSKAMVFWDKKTKEVYLNAEQLPKAPAGMQYQLWAIENGQPVSAGMYTEDKDSRIALANIPNAQAFAITLEKEGGSKVPTMENMFVMGEI; via the coding sequence TTGAACACAAAAGAATACATATCATCCGGAATTATAGAATCTTATATTCTTGGCCATGCTTCTCCTGAAGAGGCAGGGATTTTGGAGTGTGTGATGAAGAATAATGCTGAAGTAAAAGCAGCTTTTGAAGAAGCACAAAAGACTTTGGAACATCTTGCTACCGCTCAAGCCGTAACACCTCCAAGTGATCTGAAATCTAAGATCTGGAATAAAATTAAGCAGGAACAGACTGCCGAAGAAGTAACACCTGCTGTTTCAACAGATATTCCTGAGACACAAGATCACAAAGAAACTAAAGAAAGAGTAAATACTCAGAAAGATACCCGCTGGAAAACCTACGCAATAGCAGCTTCTGCATTGTTCCTGATAAGTGTTGCCGGAAATTTATTCTGGATGAATACCCAATCGTCCAATAAAAAGGAAATCGCCTTGCTGTCTGCAGAAAAACAAGCTCAGGACCAGGCAATGAAAAAAATGAACCGTAAGATTGATATGTTCTCCAATCCTGATATGCAGATGGTGATGCTGAAGGGTGTAGAAAAGCATACGGATTCCAAAGCAATGGTTTTCTGGGATAAAAAAACAAAAGAAGTTTATCTGAATGCGGAACAACTTCCTAAAGCTCCTGCAGGAATGCAATATCAGCTTTGGGCCATTGAAAACGGACAACCTGTAAGTGCAGGAATGTACACCGAAGATAAAGACAGCAGAATTGCACTGGCCAATATTCCCAATGCTCAGGCTTTTGCCATTACTCTCGAAAAAGAAGGCGGAAGTAAGGTACCTACCATGGAGAATATGTTTGTAATGGGAGAAATCTAA
- the msrB gene encoding peptide-methionine (R)-S-oxide reductase MsrB has protein sequence MKNITSRAVLVFCIVLSTHFYKAQNQLFKIKNPYYSRTAENPLKVSNAEWKKILKPELYQVAREGATETAFTGKYYEFDEKGTYYCTVCGNPLFISTSKFATTCGWPSFYQPIRKNSIKYRNDTSYHMERTEVLCGRCDSHLGHVFDDGPKPTGKRFCMNSICLEFIPGKK, from the coding sequence ATGAAAAATATTACTTCAAGAGCTGTACTTGTGTTTTGTATCGTTTTGTCCACGCATTTCTATAAAGCCCAGAATCAGCTTTTTAAAATTAAAAACCCTTATTACTCCCGTACAGCTGAAAACCCATTGAAAGTGAGTAACGCTGAGTGGAAAAAGATTTTAAAACCGGAACTCTATCAGGTTGCCAGAGAAGGAGCAACAGAAACCGCTTTTACAGGTAAATATTATGAGTTTGATGAAAAGGGAACCTATTATTGTACTGTCTGCGGAAACCCACTTTTTATTTCGACTTCAAAATTCGCAACCACCTGTGGATGGCCTTCTTTCTATCAGCCTATACGTAAAAACAGTATTAAATACAGAAATGATACTTCTTATCATATGGAACGCACAGAAGTATTGTGCGGAAGATGTGATTCTCATCTGGGACATGTCTTCGATGACGGCCCGAAACCGACAGGAAAACGGTTCTGTATGAATTCTATCTGTCTTGAATTCATCCCTGGTAAAAAATAG